Proteins encoded in a region of the Acipenser ruthenus chromosome 11, fAciRut3.2 maternal haplotype, whole genome shotgun sequence genome:
- the LOC117427018 gene encoding plakophilin-4-like isoform X2 yields the protein MPAPEPNPSVEEGLLLTIREGSTNPAMEPESTATNILASVKEQELQFERLTRELEVERQIVASQLERCRLGAESPSIASISSSEKSFPWRSPDAPTAGVTKQRVTDITQSTTYRVRAEQEQVQLYSPEQTSLHERSFGNSRSSTQMNSYSDSGYQEASSYYSSQNLVKPEFRTQHSFPGSTNNANLMRNTRAEGQTLVQAPINIPGTAGRVMRRVSSVPSRTQSPAYGSSVSPSRGSLRTSLGSGYGSPAVTEPKPLTNVYSTTTLPSSQRAGSPFNAQKSSSPAAIRRLSSLTSRQSGNPSRDASPYQVLGNSGRMGSPLTLLDSQTRVGSPSHKQQTGSSSPLRSGMTAVPQHYGSTLQRTLLHETDQYGQQSYEVYERMILPRPDSLTGLRSSYASQHSQLGQDLRSAMSPDLHITPIYEGRTFQSPLYRSPNHGAVELHHGTQTAVFRAGSGVGNLQRTSSQRSAVTYQRSNYALNPTATYAEPYRSTLYRHSESNYSRHAAPADDGTTRSPSIDSIQKDPREFAWRDPELPEVIHMLQHQFPSVQANAAAYLQHLSFGDNKVKNEVCRHGGIKHLVDLLDHKVLEVQKNACGALRNLVYGKAMDENKIAVRNAGGVPALLRVLRKTVDAEVRELVTGVLWNLSSCDAVKMTIVRDALSTLTNTVIIPHSGWSSSSFDDDHRLKLHTSLVLRNTTGCLRNLSSAGEESRKQMRICEGLVDSLLYVIQTCVNSSDYDSKIVENCICTLRNLSYRLELEIPQARLLGPNELDGLLGNESPSKDVDSSCWGKKKKKKKKTPQDDQWDGVGPIPGFSKPPKGAEMLWHPSIVKPYLLLLAESSNPATLEGSAGSLQNLSAGNWKFAAYIRAAVRKEKGLPILVELLRMDNDRVVCSVATALRNMALDVRNKELIGKYAMRDLVNRLPGGNTTVLSDDTVSAICCTLHEVTSKNMENAKALADSGGIEKLVNITKGRGERYSMKVVKAAAQGLNTLWQYRDLRSIYKKDGWNQNHFITPVSTLERDRYKSHPTLPTSSLQMPPVIQSAGSATSSPALLGIKEQSSDYQRTQPSMQFYNYQGDNNIHKGVHTGSGKPSPFFLSSYSSPGREESKRSQHQQLYYSPDKPSRRNYDPYRMYVQSPHSYEDPYFEDQIHYPSAQQHGLKSTTNNYVDFYSTTQRPSYRAVQYPGSPDSWV from the exons CTCATCTGAGAAATCCTTTCCCTGGAGATCACCAG ATGCCCCAACGGCAGGAGTGACCAAACAGAGAGTGACGGACATTACTCAATCCACCACCTATCGTGTCCGAGCTGAACAGGAGCAAGTCCAGCTGTACTCCCCTGAACAGACCTCTCTCCATGAAA GGTCTTTTGGGAATTCACGCAGCTCAACACAAATGAATTCATACTCTGATAGTGGTTACCAAGAAGCAAGCAGCTACTACAGCAGCCAGAACCTGGTCAAGCCTGAGTTTAGAACTCAGCATTCATTCCCTGGAAGCACAAATAACGCCAATCTTATGAGAAACACCAGAGCAGAAGGACAAACTCTAGTCCAG GCACCCATAAACATTCCAGGAACAGCTGGCCGGGTGATGAGAAGAGTGAGTTCTGTTCCATCTAGAACACAGTCTCCGGCCTACGGCAGCAGCGTTTCACCTTCACGAGGTTCCTTAAGGACTTCCCTGGGTAGTGGATATGGCTCGCCTGCAGTTACTGAACCCAAGCCGCTCACAAACGTGTACTCAACCACAACACTACCATCTTCACAACGAGCAGGCTCCCCTTTCAATGCCCAGAAGTCGAGTTCCCCCGCAGCTATAAGGCGGCTAAGCTCTCTTACATCCAGACAGTCTGGGAACCCCAGCAGAGACGCTTCCCCGTACCAAGTGCTGGGGAACTCGGGCCGCATGGGCTCTCCTCTTACTCTGCTAGACTCTCAGACAAGAGTGGGGTCCCCGTCACACAAGCAGCAGACTGGCTCTTCATCCCCCCTTCGTTCCGGCATGACTGCTGTCCCTCAGCATTACGGATCGACTTTGCAAAGAACACTCCTTCACGAGACGGATCAGTATGGACAGCAGTCGTATGAAGTCTACGAGAGGATGATCCTGCCGCGCCCGGACAGCCTGACAG GCTTGAGAAGCTCATATGCCAGTCAGCACAGTCAACTGGGGCAAGATCTCCGATCAGCCATGTCTCCGGACTTGCATATAACCCCCATCTATGAAGGCAGGACATTTCAAAGCCCCCTGTACCGCAGTCCAAACCACGGAGCAGTGGAGCTTCACCATGGGACCCAAACGGCAGTCTTCCGGGCTGGTTCAG GTGTTGGGAATCTGCAGAGGACTTCCAGTCAGCGCAGTGCTGTAACATACCAAAGAAGTAACTATGCCCTGAACCCCACAGCCACCTATGCTGAACCCTATCGATCAACGCTTTATAGACATTCTGAATCAAACTATTCCAGGCATGCAGCACCAGCTGATGATGGCACAACAAGATCCCCTTccatagacagcattcagaaagaCCCCAG GGAGTTTGCATGGCGTGACCCAGAATTGCCAGAGGTGATTCATATGCTGCAGCATCAATTCCCATCTGTACAAGCTAATGCAGCGGCTTACCTGCAGCACCTGAGCTTTGGAGATAATAAAGTGAAGAACGAG GTATGCCGCCATGGAGGGATCAAGCACTTGGTTGACCTTTTAGACCATAAAGTTTTGGAAGTCCAGAAGAACGCTTGCGGTGCGCTGCGGAATCTTGTTTATGGAAAAGCAATGGATGAAAACAAAATAGCAGTGAGGAACGCTGGCGGAGTCCCTGCTTTGTTACGAGTGTTAAGAAAAACGGTAGATGCAGAAGTAAGAGAGCTTGTCACCG GAGTTCTGTGGAACCTGTCTTCATGTGATGCAGTGAAAATGACAATCGTTCGGGATGCCTTAAGTACTCTCACTAACACTGTGATTATCCCACATTCTGGCTGGAGCAGTTCTTCCTTTGATGATGATCACAGACTTAAGCTCCACACATCACTTGTGCTTCGCAACACCACTGGCTGTCTGCG GAATCTGAGCTCTGCTGGAGAGGAATCCCGGAAACAGATGAGAATTTGTGAAGGGCTGGTGGATTCTCTGCTCTATGTGATCCAGACCTGTGTGAACTCGTCGGACTATGACAGCAAG attGTGGAAAACTGTATTTGCACATTAAGAAACCTCTCCTACCGTCTGGAGTTAGAAATCCCTCAAGCCCGTCTGTTGGGCCCAAATGAGTTGGATGGTTTGCTGGGCAATGAGTCTCCAAGCAAAGATGTAGATTCTAGTTGCTGggggaagaaaaagaagaaaaagaagaaaacaccaCAAGATGACCAG TGGGATGGAGTTGGCCCGATTCCTGGATTTTCTAAACCTCCTAAAGGTGCTGAAATGTTATGGCATCCAAGCATAGTCAAACCCTATCTCCTGCTCCTGGCGGAAAGTTCCAACCCAGCAACATTAGAAGGCTCAGCAGGTTCACTACAAAACCTTTCTGCAGGAAACTGGAAG TTTGCTGCATATATCCGAGCTGCTGTTAGGAAAGAGAAGGGTCTTCCCATCCTTGTGGAGCTCTTGAGGATGGACAATGATCGGGTCGTCTGTTCTGTTGCAACTGCCTTAAGAAATATGGCGCTTGATGTACGAAATAAAGAACTTATcg GGAAGTACGCCATGCGAGACTTGGTCAATCGTCTCCCTGGAGGCAACACAACAGTGCTGTCTGATGACACGGTGTCAGCGATCTGTTGTACGCTGCATGAGGTCACCAGTAAAAACATGGAGAATGCCAAAGCACTTGCCGATTCGGGAGGGATTGAAAAGCTGGTTAATATTACAAAGGGAAGAGGGGAGAG GTATTCAATGAAAGTTGTAAAAGCAGCAGCTCAAGGGTTAAATACGCTGTGGCAGTACAGAGACCTCCGCAGCATCTATAAAAAG GATGGTTGGAACCAGAATCACTTCATCACTCCAGTGTCCACATTGGAGCGCGATCGGTACAAATCTCACCCTACCTTACCAACAAGCAGCCTGCAAATGCCACCTGTGATCCAGTCAG CTGGTAGTGCAACATCATCCCCAGCCTTGTTAGGAATAAAAGAGCAGAGCTCCGATTATCAGAGGACACAACCGTCTATGCAATTTTACAACTACCAAGGAGACAACAACATACATAAAGGTGTACATACAG GGTCTGGGAAACCATCACCAtttttcttaagttcttattCTTCACCAGGAAGGGAAGAATCTAAGAGGTCACAG CATCAGCAACTGTACTACAGCCCAGACAAACCCAGCAGGAGAAACTATGACCCCTACAGAATGTACGTGCAGTCTCCACACAGCTATGAGGACCCTTACTTTGAAGACCAGATTCATTATCCTTCTGCTCAACAGCATGGACTCAAATCTACAACAAACAACTATGTGGACTTTTATTCCACTACCCAGCGGCCTTCCTATAGAGCTGTGCAGTATCCTGGATCACCCGACTCTTGGGTGTAA
- the LOC117427018 gene encoding plakophilin-4-like isoform X3 translates to MSMAVGFIMLTNWELQFERLTRELEVERQIVASQLERCRLGAESPSIASISSSEKSFPWRSPDAPTAGVTKQRVTDITQSTTYRVRAEQEQVQLYSPEQTSLHESEGSFGNSRSSTQMNSYSDSGYQEASSYYSSQNLVKPEFRTQHSFPGSTNNANLMRNTRAEGQTLVQAPINIPGTAGRVMRRVSSVPSRTQSPAYGSSVSPSRGSLRTSLGSGYGSPAVTEPKPLTNVYSTTTLPSSQRAGSPFNAQKSSSPAAIRRLSSLTSRQSGNPSRDASPYQVLGNSGRMGSPLTLLDSQTRVGSPSHKQQTGSSSPLRSGMTAVPQHYGSTLQRTLLHETDQYGQQSYEVYERMILPRPDSLTGLRSSYASQHSQLGQDLRSAMSPDLHITPIYEGRTFQSPLYRSPNHGAVELHHGTQTAVFRAGSGVGNLQRTSSQRSAVTYQRSNYALNPTATYAEPYRSTLYRHSESNYSRHAAPADDGTTRSPSIDSIQKDPREFAWRDPELPEVIHMLQHQFPSVQANAAAYLQHLSFGDNKVKNEVCRHGGIKHLVDLLDHKVLEVQKNACGALRNLVYGKAMDENKIAVRNAGGVPALLRVLRKTVDAEVRELVTGVLWNLSSCDAVKMTIVRDALSTLTNTVIIPHSGWSSSSFDDDHRLKLHTSLVLRNTTGCLRNLSSAGEESRKQMRICEGLVDSLLYVIQTCVNSSDYDSKIVENCICTLRNLSYRLELEIPQARLLGPNELDGLLGNESPSKDVDSSCWGKKKKKKKKTPQDDQWDGVGPIPGFSKPPKGAEMLWHPSIVKPYLLLLAESSNPATLEGSAGSLQNLSAGNWKFAAYIRAAVRKEKGLPILVELLRMDNDRVVCSVATALRNMALDVRNKELIGKYAMRDLVNRLPGGNTTVLSDDTVSAICCTLHEVTSKNMENAKALADSGGIEKLVNITKGRGERYSMKVVKAAAQGLNTLWQYRDLRSIYKKDGWNQNHFITPVSTLERDRYKSHPTLPTSSLQMPPVIQSAGSATSSPALLGIKEQSSDYQRTQPSMQFYNYQGDNNIHKGVHTGSGKPSPFFLSSYSSPGREESKRSQHQQLYYSPDKPSRRNYDPYRMYVQSPHSYEDPYFEDQIHYPSAQQHGLKSTTNNYVDFYSTTQRPSYRAVQYPGSPDSWV, encoded by the exons CTCATCTGAGAAATCCTTTCCCTGGAGATCACCAG ATGCCCCAACGGCAGGAGTGACCAAACAGAGAGTGACGGACATTACTCAATCCACCACCTATCGTGTCCGAGCTGAACAGGAGCAAGTCCAGCTGTACTCCCCTGAACAGACCTCTCTCCATGAAAGTGAGG GGTCTTTTGGGAATTCACGCAGCTCAACACAAATGAATTCATACTCTGATAGTGGTTACCAAGAAGCAAGCAGCTACTACAGCAGCCAGAACCTGGTCAAGCCTGAGTTTAGAACTCAGCATTCATTCCCTGGAAGCACAAATAACGCCAATCTTATGAGAAACACCAGAGCAGAAGGACAAACTCTAGTCCAG GCACCCATAAACATTCCAGGAACAGCTGGCCGGGTGATGAGAAGAGTGAGTTCTGTTCCATCTAGAACACAGTCTCCGGCCTACGGCAGCAGCGTTTCACCTTCACGAGGTTCCTTAAGGACTTCCCTGGGTAGTGGATATGGCTCGCCTGCAGTTACTGAACCCAAGCCGCTCACAAACGTGTACTCAACCACAACACTACCATCTTCACAACGAGCAGGCTCCCCTTTCAATGCCCAGAAGTCGAGTTCCCCCGCAGCTATAAGGCGGCTAAGCTCTCTTACATCCAGACAGTCTGGGAACCCCAGCAGAGACGCTTCCCCGTACCAAGTGCTGGGGAACTCGGGCCGCATGGGCTCTCCTCTTACTCTGCTAGACTCTCAGACAAGAGTGGGGTCCCCGTCACACAAGCAGCAGACTGGCTCTTCATCCCCCCTTCGTTCCGGCATGACTGCTGTCCCTCAGCATTACGGATCGACTTTGCAAAGAACACTCCTTCACGAGACGGATCAGTATGGACAGCAGTCGTATGAAGTCTACGAGAGGATGATCCTGCCGCGCCCGGACAGCCTGACAG GCTTGAGAAGCTCATATGCCAGTCAGCACAGTCAACTGGGGCAAGATCTCCGATCAGCCATGTCTCCGGACTTGCATATAACCCCCATCTATGAAGGCAGGACATTTCAAAGCCCCCTGTACCGCAGTCCAAACCACGGAGCAGTGGAGCTTCACCATGGGACCCAAACGGCAGTCTTCCGGGCTGGTTCAG GTGTTGGGAATCTGCAGAGGACTTCCAGTCAGCGCAGTGCTGTAACATACCAAAGAAGTAACTATGCCCTGAACCCCACAGCCACCTATGCTGAACCCTATCGATCAACGCTTTATAGACATTCTGAATCAAACTATTCCAGGCATGCAGCACCAGCTGATGATGGCACAACAAGATCCCCTTccatagacagcattcagaaagaCCCCAG GGAGTTTGCATGGCGTGACCCAGAATTGCCAGAGGTGATTCATATGCTGCAGCATCAATTCCCATCTGTACAAGCTAATGCAGCGGCTTACCTGCAGCACCTGAGCTTTGGAGATAATAAAGTGAAGAACGAG GTATGCCGCCATGGAGGGATCAAGCACTTGGTTGACCTTTTAGACCATAAAGTTTTGGAAGTCCAGAAGAACGCTTGCGGTGCGCTGCGGAATCTTGTTTATGGAAAAGCAATGGATGAAAACAAAATAGCAGTGAGGAACGCTGGCGGAGTCCCTGCTTTGTTACGAGTGTTAAGAAAAACGGTAGATGCAGAAGTAAGAGAGCTTGTCACCG GAGTTCTGTGGAACCTGTCTTCATGTGATGCAGTGAAAATGACAATCGTTCGGGATGCCTTAAGTACTCTCACTAACACTGTGATTATCCCACATTCTGGCTGGAGCAGTTCTTCCTTTGATGATGATCACAGACTTAAGCTCCACACATCACTTGTGCTTCGCAACACCACTGGCTGTCTGCG GAATCTGAGCTCTGCTGGAGAGGAATCCCGGAAACAGATGAGAATTTGTGAAGGGCTGGTGGATTCTCTGCTCTATGTGATCCAGACCTGTGTGAACTCGTCGGACTATGACAGCAAG attGTGGAAAACTGTATTTGCACATTAAGAAACCTCTCCTACCGTCTGGAGTTAGAAATCCCTCAAGCCCGTCTGTTGGGCCCAAATGAGTTGGATGGTTTGCTGGGCAATGAGTCTCCAAGCAAAGATGTAGATTCTAGTTGCTGggggaagaaaaagaagaaaaagaagaaaacaccaCAAGATGACCAG TGGGATGGAGTTGGCCCGATTCCTGGATTTTCTAAACCTCCTAAAGGTGCTGAAATGTTATGGCATCCAAGCATAGTCAAACCCTATCTCCTGCTCCTGGCGGAAAGTTCCAACCCAGCAACATTAGAAGGCTCAGCAGGTTCACTACAAAACCTTTCTGCAGGAAACTGGAAG TTTGCTGCATATATCCGAGCTGCTGTTAGGAAAGAGAAGGGTCTTCCCATCCTTGTGGAGCTCTTGAGGATGGACAATGATCGGGTCGTCTGTTCTGTTGCAACTGCCTTAAGAAATATGGCGCTTGATGTACGAAATAAAGAACTTATcg GGAAGTACGCCATGCGAGACTTGGTCAATCGTCTCCCTGGAGGCAACACAACAGTGCTGTCTGATGACACGGTGTCAGCGATCTGTTGTACGCTGCATGAGGTCACCAGTAAAAACATGGAGAATGCCAAAGCACTTGCCGATTCGGGAGGGATTGAAAAGCTGGTTAATATTACAAAGGGAAGAGGGGAGAG GTATTCAATGAAAGTTGTAAAAGCAGCAGCTCAAGGGTTAAATACGCTGTGGCAGTACAGAGACCTCCGCAGCATCTATAAAAAG GATGGTTGGAACCAGAATCACTTCATCACTCCAGTGTCCACATTGGAGCGCGATCGGTACAAATCTCACCCTACCTTACCAACAAGCAGCCTGCAAATGCCACCTGTGATCCAGTCAG CTGGTAGTGCAACATCATCCCCAGCCTTGTTAGGAATAAAAGAGCAGAGCTCCGATTATCAGAGGACACAACCGTCTATGCAATTTTACAACTACCAAGGAGACAACAACATACATAAAGGTGTACATACAG GGTCTGGGAAACCATCACCAtttttcttaagttcttattCTTCACCAGGAAGGGAAGAATCTAAGAGGTCACAG CATCAGCAACTGTACTACAGCCCAGACAAACCCAGCAGGAGAAACTATGACCCCTACAGAATGTACGTGCAGTCTCCACACAGCTATGAGGACCCTTACTTTGAAGACCAGATTCATTATCCTTCTGCTCAACAGCATGGACTCAAATCTACAACAAACAACTATGTGGACTTTTATTCCACTACCCAGCGGCCTTCCTATAGAGCTGTGCAGTATCCTGGATCACCCGACTCTTGGGTGTAA
- the LOC117427018 gene encoding plakophilin-4-like isoform X1, producing the protein MPAPEPNPSVEEGLLLTIREGSTNPAMEPESTATNILASVKEQELQFERLTRELEVERQIVASQLERCRLGAESPSIASISSSEKSFPWRSPDAPTAGVTKQRVTDITQSTTYRVRAEQEQVQLYSPEQTSLHESEGSFGNSRSSTQMNSYSDSGYQEASSYYSSQNLVKPEFRTQHSFPGSTNNANLMRNTRAEGQTLVQAPINIPGTAGRVMRRVSSVPSRTQSPAYGSSVSPSRGSLRTSLGSGYGSPAVTEPKPLTNVYSTTTLPSSQRAGSPFNAQKSSSPAAIRRLSSLTSRQSGNPSRDASPYQVLGNSGRMGSPLTLLDSQTRVGSPSHKQQTGSSSPLRSGMTAVPQHYGSTLQRTLLHETDQYGQQSYEVYERMILPRPDSLTGLRSSYASQHSQLGQDLRSAMSPDLHITPIYEGRTFQSPLYRSPNHGAVELHHGTQTAVFRAGSGVGNLQRTSSQRSAVTYQRSNYALNPTATYAEPYRSTLYRHSESNYSRHAAPADDGTTRSPSIDSIQKDPREFAWRDPELPEVIHMLQHQFPSVQANAAAYLQHLSFGDNKVKNEVCRHGGIKHLVDLLDHKVLEVQKNACGALRNLVYGKAMDENKIAVRNAGGVPALLRVLRKTVDAEVRELVTGVLWNLSSCDAVKMTIVRDALSTLTNTVIIPHSGWSSSSFDDDHRLKLHTSLVLRNTTGCLRNLSSAGEESRKQMRICEGLVDSLLYVIQTCVNSSDYDSKIVENCICTLRNLSYRLELEIPQARLLGPNELDGLLGNESPSKDVDSSCWGKKKKKKKKTPQDDQWDGVGPIPGFSKPPKGAEMLWHPSIVKPYLLLLAESSNPATLEGSAGSLQNLSAGNWKFAAYIRAAVRKEKGLPILVELLRMDNDRVVCSVATALRNMALDVRNKELIGKYAMRDLVNRLPGGNTTVLSDDTVSAICCTLHEVTSKNMENAKALADSGGIEKLVNITKGRGERYSMKVVKAAAQGLNTLWQYRDLRSIYKKDGWNQNHFITPVSTLERDRYKSHPTLPTSSLQMPPVIQSAGSATSSPALLGIKEQSSDYQRTQPSMQFYNYQGDNNIHKGVHTGSGKPSPFFLSSYSSPGREESKRSQHQQLYYSPDKPSRRNYDPYRMYVQSPHSYEDPYFEDQIHYPSAQQHGLKSTTNNYVDFYSTTQRPSYRAVQYPGSPDSWV; encoded by the exons CTCATCTGAGAAATCCTTTCCCTGGAGATCACCAG ATGCCCCAACGGCAGGAGTGACCAAACAGAGAGTGACGGACATTACTCAATCCACCACCTATCGTGTCCGAGCTGAACAGGAGCAAGTCCAGCTGTACTCCCCTGAACAGACCTCTCTCCATGAAAGTGAGG GGTCTTTTGGGAATTCACGCAGCTCAACACAAATGAATTCATACTCTGATAGTGGTTACCAAGAAGCAAGCAGCTACTACAGCAGCCAGAACCTGGTCAAGCCTGAGTTTAGAACTCAGCATTCATTCCCTGGAAGCACAAATAACGCCAATCTTATGAGAAACACCAGAGCAGAAGGACAAACTCTAGTCCAG GCACCCATAAACATTCCAGGAACAGCTGGCCGGGTGATGAGAAGAGTGAGTTCTGTTCCATCTAGAACACAGTCTCCGGCCTACGGCAGCAGCGTTTCACCTTCACGAGGTTCCTTAAGGACTTCCCTGGGTAGTGGATATGGCTCGCCTGCAGTTACTGAACCCAAGCCGCTCACAAACGTGTACTCAACCACAACACTACCATCTTCACAACGAGCAGGCTCCCCTTTCAATGCCCAGAAGTCGAGTTCCCCCGCAGCTATAAGGCGGCTAAGCTCTCTTACATCCAGACAGTCTGGGAACCCCAGCAGAGACGCTTCCCCGTACCAAGTGCTGGGGAACTCGGGCCGCATGGGCTCTCCTCTTACTCTGCTAGACTCTCAGACAAGAGTGGGGTCCCCGTCACACAAGCAGCAGACTGGCTCTTCATCCCCCCTTCGTTCCGGCATGACTGCTGTCCCTCAGCATTACGGATCGACTTTGCAAAGAACACTCCTTCACGAGACGGATCAGTATGGACAGCAGTCGTATGAAGTCTACGAGAGGATGATCCTGCCGCGCCCGGACAGCCTGACAG GCTTGAGAAGCTCATATGCCAGTCAGCACAGTCAACTGGGGCAAGATCTCCGATCAGCCATGTCTCCGGACTTGCATATAACCCCCATCTATGAAGGCAGGACATTTCAAAGCCCCCTGTACCGCAGTCCAAACCACGGAGCAGTGGAGCTTCACCATGGGACCCAAACGGCAGTCTTCCGGGCTGGTTCAG GTGTTGGGAATCTGCAGAGGACTTCCAGTCAGCGCAGTGCTGTAACATACCAAAGAAGTAACTATGCCCTGAACCCCACAGCCACCTATGCTGAACCCTATCGATCAACGCTTTATAGACATTCTGAATCAAACTATTCCAGGCATGCAGCACCAGCTGATGATGGCACAACAAGATCCCCTTccatagacagcattcagaaagaCCCCAG GGAGTTTGCATGGCGTGACCCAGAATTGCCAGAGGTGATTCATATGCTGCAGCATCAATTCCCATCTGTACAAGCTAATGCAGCGGCTTACCTGCAGCACCTGAGCTTTGGAGATAATAAAGTGAAGAACGAG GTATGCCGCCATGGAGGGATCAAGCACTTGGTTGACCTTTTAGACCATAAAGTTTTGGAAGTCCAGAAGAACGCTTGCGGTGCGCTGCGGAATCTTGTTTATGGAAAAGCAATGGATGAAAACAAAATAGCAGTGAGGAACGCTGGCGGAGTCCCTGCTTTGTTACGAGTGTTAAGAAAAACGGTAGATGCAGAAGTAAGAGAGCTTGTCACCG GAGTTCTGTGGAACCTGTCTTCATGTGATGCAGTGAAAATGACAATCGTTCGGGATGCCTTAAGTACTCTCACTAACACTGTGATTATCCCACATTCTGGCTGGAGCAGTTCTTCCTTTGATGATGATCACAGACTTAAGCTCCACACATCACTTGTGCTTCGCAACACCACTGGCTGTCTGCG GAATCTGAGCTCTGCTGGAGAGGAATCCCGGAAACAGATGAGAATTTGTGAAGGGCTGGTGGATTCTCTGCTCTATGTGATCCAGACCTGTGTGAACTCGTCGGACTATGACAGCAAG attGTGGAAAACTGTATTTGCACATTAAGAAACCTCTCCTACCGTCTGGAGTTAGAAATCCCTCAAGCCCGTCTGTTGGGCCCAAATGAGTTGGATGGTTTGCTGGGCAATGAGTCTCCAAGCAAAGATGTAGATTCTAGTTGCTGggggaagaaaaagaagaaaaagaagaaaacaccaCAAGATGACCAG TGGGATGGAGTTGGCCCGATTCCTGGATTTTCTAAACCTCCTAAAGGTGCTGAAATGTTATGGCATCCAAGCATAGTCAAACCCTATCTCCTGCTCCTGGCGGAAAGTTCCAACCCAGCAACATTAGAAGGCTCAGCAGGTTCACTACAAAACCTTTCTGCAGGAAACTGGAAG TTTGCTGCATATATCCGAGCTGCTGTTAGGAAAGAGAAGGGTCTTCCCATCCTTGTGGAGCTCTTGAGGATGGACAATGATCGGGTCGTCTGTTCTGTTGCAACTGCCTTAAGAAATATGGCGCTTGATGTACGAAATAAAGAACTTATcg GGAAGTACGCCATGCGAGACTTGGTCAATCGTCTCCCTGGAGGCAACACAACAGTGCTGTCTGATGACACGGTGTCAGCGATCTGTTGTACGCTGCATGAGGTCACCAGTAAAAACATGGAGAATGCCAAAGCACTTGCCGATTCGGGAGGGATTGAAAAGCTGGTTAATATTACAAAGGGAAGAGGGGAGAG GTATTCAATGAAAGTTGTAAAAGCAGCAGCTCAAGGGTTAAATACGCTGTGGCAGTACAGAGACCTCCGCAGCATCTATAAAAAG GATGGTTGGAACCAGAATCACTTCATCACTCCAGTGTCCACATTGGAGCGCGATCGGTACAAATCTCACCCTACCTTACCAACAAGCAGCCTGCAAATGCCACCTGTGATCCAGTCAG CTGGTAGTGCAACATCATCCCCAGCCTTGTTAGGAATAAAAGAGCAGAGCTCCGATTATCAGAGGACACAACCGTCTATGCAATTTTACAACTACCAAGGAGACAACAACATACATAAAGGTGTACATACAG GGTCTGGGAAACCATCACCAtttttcttaagttcttattCTTCACCAGGAAGGGAAGAATCTAAGAGGTCACAG CATCAGCAACTGTACTACAGCCCAGACAAACCCAGCAGGAGAAACTATGACCCCTACAGAATGTACGTGCAGTCTCCACACAGCTATGAGGACCCTTACTTTGAAGACCAGATTCATTATCCTTCTGCTCAACAGCATGGACTCAAATCTACAACAAACAACTATGTGGACTTTTATTCCACTACCCAGCGGCCTTCCTATAGAGCTGTGCAGTATCCTGGATCACCCGACTCTTGGGTGTAA